One Primulina huaijiensis isolate GDHJ02 chromosome 8, ASM1229523v2, whole genome shotgun sequence genomic region harbors:
- the LOC140982618 gene encoding homeobox protein knotted-1-like 2, with protein sequence MEEYNHLSENTNSRRNFLYMGPVLAPSSSVYGRTNSGSSNHQGQLQQISSFHLQSSDCYDQYEGAQQNHTVKTEAGTSQIHAPRFNYPSMNRGHQTLQDHHGRQESANTCSEVDAIKARIIAHPQYSNLLEAYMDCQKVGAPPEVVARLTAVRQEFEASQRAGAAARDVSKDPELDQFMEAYYDMLVKYREELTRPLQEATEFLRRIESQLNMITNCPIRILNSEEKCDGVVSSEEDQENSGGETELAEIDPRAEDKELKNHLLRKYSGYLSSLKQELSKKKKKGKLPKDARQKLLSWWELHYKWPYPSESEKVALAESTGLDQKQINNWFINQRKRHWKPSEDMPFMVMDGLHPQNAAIYMDGHYIGEGPYRLGP encoded by the exons ATGGAGGAATACAATCATCTGAGTGAAAACACAAATTCTCGAAGGAATTTTCTTTATATGGGCCCAGTTCTTGCACCAAGCTCTTCTGTTTATGGAAGAACAAACAGTGGCTCGAGTAATCATCAAGGCCAGTTGCAGCAGATCAGTAGCTTTCATCTTCAATCAAGCGACTGTTACGATCAATATGAAGGTGCTCAACAGAATCACACTGTCAAAACTGAAGCTGGAACTTCGCAAATTCATGCTCCCAGATTCAACTATCCGTCTATGAATAGAGGACACCAAACTCTTCAAGATCATCACGGGAGACAAGAAAGTGCGAATACCTGTAGTGAAGTTGATGCGATTAAAGCCAGGATTATTGCTCATCCTCAGTATTCTAATCTTTTGGAAGCGTACATGGATTGTCAAAAG GTGGGAGCTCCGCCGGAGGTCGTGGCGCGTCTGACGGCGGTCCGCCAAGAGTTTGAGGCGAGCCAGCGGGCTGGGGCCGCTGCTCGAGATGTTTCGAAGGATCCAGAACTCGATCAGTTCATG GAAGCTTACTATGACATGTTGGTGAAGTATCGGGAGGAGCTAACCAGGCCTTTACAAGAAGCGACGGAGTTCCTGCGACGGATTGAATCACAACTTAACATGATAACCAATTGCCCCATACGGATTTTAAATTCTG AGGAGAAGTGTGATGGCGTTGTTTCGTCTGAAGAAGACCAAGAAAACAGCGGTGGAGAAACCGAACTTGCAGAGATTGATCCACGAGCAGAAGACAAGGAACTGAAAAATCACCTCTTGAGGAAGTATAGTGGATATTTAAGCAGTCTAAAGCAAGAGCTTtccaagaagaagaagaaaggcaAACTTCCAAAAGATGCTCGGCAGAAGCTACTCAGCTGGTGGGAATTACATTACAAATGGCCATATCCATCG GAGTCGGAGAAGGTGGCGCTGGCTGAATCAACGGGTTTAGACCAGAAACAGATTAATAATTGGTTCATTAACCAAAGAAAGCGACACTGGAAACCATCTGAAGACATGCCGTTTATGGTGATGGATGGCTTGCATCCGCAAAATGCTGCCATCTACATGGATGGTCATTATATAGGTGAAGGTCCTTACAGATTGGGGCCGTG